From one Gracilinanus agilis isolate LMUSP501 chromosome 5, AgileGrace, whole genome shotgun sequence genomic stretch:
- the KIN gene encoding DNA/RNA-binding protein KIN17 isoform X2 yields the protein MTISPLSTEVNFLKPREFRNDFLELLRRRFGTKRVHNNIVYNEYISHREHIHMNATQWETLTDFTKWLGREGLCKVDETPKGWYIQYIDRDPETIRRQQEQEKKKKQDLDDEEKTAKFIEEQVRRGLEGKEQECPVFTELSRENDEEKVAFNLNKGASTSGTSSKTSSLGPSALTAASVKRKESSHSLSQSKEKKKKKSALDEIMELEEQKKKSARTDYWLHPEIIVKIITKKLGEKYHKKKGVVQEVIDKYTAVVKMIDSGDKLKLDQTHLETVIPAPGKRVLVLNGGYRGNEATLESINEKMFSATVMIETGPLKGRRVEGIQYEDISKLA from the exons atgaCAATCtctcctctatccactgaagtGAATTTCCTAAAGCCCAG GGAGTTTCGAAATGATTTTTTAGAACTGCTTAGAAGACGATTTG GCACGAAGAGAGTCCACAACAACATTGTATACAATGAGTATATCAGTCATCGAGAGCATATCCATATGAATGCTACCCAGTGGGAAACTCTGACTGATTTTACCAAGTGGTTAGGCAGAGAAG gtttATGCAAAGTTGATGAGACACCCAAAGGTTGGTATATTCAGTACATTGACAGAGACCCAGAAACTATCCGTCGACAACaagaacaggagaaaaaaaagaagcaagaccttgatgatgaagaaaaaactgcCAAGTTTATTGAAGAACAAGTGAGAAGAGgtttagaaggaaaagaacag GAATGTCCAGTTTTCACTGAATTAAGCagggaaaatgatgaagaaaaag TTGCATTTAATTTGAATAAAGGAGCAAGTACTTCAGGAACTTCATCCAAAACAAG TTCTCTGGGTCCTAGCGCTTTGACTGCAGCATCagtgaaaaggaaagaatcatCCCACAGCTTATCtcaatcaaaagaaaagaagaagaagaaatctgcCCTTGATGAGATCATGGAG cttgaagaacaaaagaaaaaaagtgctcGGACAGATTATTGGCTACACCCT gAAATTATTGTGAAAATTATAACCAAAAAACTTGGAGAGAAATATCATAAGAAAAAGGGAGTTGTTCAG GAAGTAATTGACAAATACACAGCAGTGGTAAAGATGATCGATTCTGGAGATAAATTGAAACTTGACCAGACTCATTTAGAGACAGTCATACCAGCACCAG gaAAAAGAGTTTTGGTTTTGAATGGAGGCTACAGGGGAAATGAAGCAACTCTAGAGTCCATCAATGAGAAGATGTTTTCTGCCACTGTCATGATTGAGACT gGCCCTTTAAAGGGACGCAGAGTTGAAGGTATTCAATATGAAGATATCTCTAAACTCGCCTGA